The following proteins come from a genomic window of Candidatus Neomarinimicrobiota bacterium:
- a CDS encoding SpoIID/LytB domain-containing protein — MNSSSNNFPQSETLFRIGIILPIDKQKEIELSFSDPNCYIIESENKHFLFSETPGSFVSSIKDGNFTIKKTSSDFEEHGITVHHVPAGRGFHWKKLINVTLPGNIEIRKSGDSLIVINIISLEQYLACVAVSEMNAKCPSSFLEAQMITARSWVLANRGKKHPKLTIDVCNDDCCQRYQGIAGLSEHAKSASHKSAGKILTVGDSICDARYSKSCGGISEIGSNVWPNEPILEYLESVVDGSPSYCGPDFIPEFKLQRYLGNVDENHSYFKWDYEISQEELIAQVNELYRLNISAVIGLEKERRGPSGRILSCSLVCLDSNNKQQHHILETEYEIRQTLSPTFLYSSAFKMKPNRISNGVPGSFSLKGKGWGHGAGMCQIGALGMTLSGKSSDEILKHYFPRAKLKTL; from the coding sequence ATGAACAGTTCCTCAAATAATTTTCCACAATCTGAAACATTGTTTCGAATCGGCATCATTCTCCCAATTGATAAACAAAAAGAAATTGAATTATCATTTTCTGATCCTAATTGCTACATAATCGAATCAGAAAATAAACATTTCCTTTTTAGTGAGACTCCCGGTTCATTCGTGTCTTCAATAAAGGACGGGAATTTTACAATAAAAAAAACATCCTCTGATTTTGAGGAGCATGGCATTACTGTACATCATGTCCCCGCTGGACGTGGGTTCCATTGGAAAAAATTAATAAATGTTACACTTCCGGGGAATATAGAAATCAGGAAATCGGGCGATTCACTCATTGTCATTAATATTATTTCTTTGGAACAATATCTTGCCTGTGTCGCAGTGTCTGAAATGAATGCTAAATGCCCTTCTTCCTTTTTGGAAGCACAAATGATAACAGCACGTTCTTGGGTGCTGGCGAACCGAGGGAAGAAACATCCAAAACTTACGATTGATGTGTGTAATGATGACTGCTGTCAGCGGTATCAGGGAATAGCGGGACTGTCTGAACATGCAAAATCGGCATCTCATAAATCGGCTGGAAAAATACTTACTGTTGGAGACAGTATTTGTGATGCTCGATATTCCAAATCATGTGGAGGAATTTCAGAAATTGGGAGCAATGTTTGGCCCAATGAACCCATTTTGGAATATCTTGAATCTGTTGTAGATGGTTCACCATCTTATTGCGGTCCGGACTTTATTCCGGAATTCAAATTACAGAGATACCTCGGAAATGTGGATGAAAATCATTCCTATTTCAAATGGGATTATGAAATCTCACAGGAAGAACTAATTGCGCAAGTGAATGAATTATACAGGTTGAATATTTCTGCTGTCATTGGCTTGGAAAAAGAACGCCGAGGACCATCAGGAAGAATTCTTTCTTGCAGTCTTGTATGCTTAGATTCTAACAACAAGCAACAGCACCACATCCTTGAAACTGAATATGAAATCCGTCAAACTCTATCCCCAACATTTCTTTACAGCTCTGCTTTCAAAATGAAACCAAATCGAATTTCAAATGGGGTTCCCGGTTCATTTTCATTAAAAGGAAAAGGTTGGGGGCACGGCGCAGGGATGTGCCAGATCGGCGCGCTAGGGATGACTCTTTCGGGAAAATCTTCTGATGAAATTTTGAAACATTATTTTCCAAGAGCCAAGTTGAAAACACTCTAA
- a CDS encoding esterase family protein gives MKVNKQSFTIIGAIICIRLLFGAVQNTVSIYSESMDKDLPCLIILPDEYKDSALRFPVVFLLHGYSGNYNNWSEHTDLGNYADRHKMILICPEGGYNSWYLDSPMDANSQYRTFVGKELVQYIDLNYRTIPRREHRAITGLSMGGHGALYLALEFSNNFGSAGSMSGVVDLKFTTKKNELGEKIGSFDNFPDRWVQYSINSNVIKFKETKTQLIIDCGVDDAFIESNRLLHKQLLKLNIPHNYSEKPGGHSWDYWVNILDDHLIFFNQVFMDH, from the coding sequence ATGAAAGTAAATAAACAATCATTTACCATTATTGGTGCTATTATTTGTATTCGGTTGCTATTCGGAGCAGTTCAAAATACCGTATCCATTTACAGCGAGTCCATGGACAAAGACCTTCCATGTTTAATTATCCTCCCGGATGAATATAAAGATTCTGCTCTCCGATTTCCTGTTGTGTTTTTGCTTCATGGTTATAGCGGTAATTATAATAATTGGTCAGAACACACCGATCTAGGGAACTATGCTGACAGGCATAAAATGATCCTTATTTGCCCTGAAGGTGGTTATAATAGCTGGTATTTGGATAGTCCAATGGATGCCAACAGCCAATACAGGACCTTTGTCGGGAAGGAGCTGGTTCAATATATTGATCTAAACTACCGAACGATTCCCAGGCGGGAACACCGGGCGATTACTGGATTGAGTATGGGCGGACATGGTGCTTTATATCTTGCCTTGGAGTTCTCGAATAATTTTGGATCTGCAGGGAGTATGAGCGGTGTGGTTGATTTAAAATTCACTACAAAGAAAAATGAATTGGGTGAGAAAATCGGGTCTTTTGATAATTTCCCGGATCGATGGGTACAGTATTCAATCAACTCTAATGTGATAAAATTCAAAGAAACAAAAACTCAGTTAATCATTGATTGTGGTGTTGATGATGCGTTTATTGAAAGTAACCGATTGTTACATAAACAATTGTTGAAATTAAATATTCCACATAATTATTCTGAAAAACCGGGTGGCCATTCTTGGGATTACTGGGTGAATATTTTGGATGACCATTTGATATTTTTTAATCAGGTTTTTATGGATCATTAG
- a CDS encoding T9SS type A sorting domain-containing protein — protein MKFNYLFVILIAITTSMSQSLSDLSFGTDDTFEVMTWNIEWFPKNGQTTVDSVSAIIQSLDIDLYAFQEITDTTLFKQMIYDIDDYEYYFQSSWFGGLAFVYKTSVIEIDSMYEIYTEEPYWRPFPRSPMVMDMNYQDQKYYIINNHFKCCGNGTMDLSDSWDEETRRFDASNLLKDYIDVNLPDENVIVLGDLNDILTDASAQNVFQTILDDDGNYLFADIDIANGPSSGWSYPSWPSHIDHIFITNELFDGFGNTSSLIQTIAIDENMAGGFDAYDENFSDHRPVALKLGHDLAINDAVVISQKYYVMNYPNPFNPTTTISYEVFEPGFINISIYNLNGQLVKILVNDRKTKGLQSSIWNARNVSSGLYFYTLTYGNKTVTKKMLLLK, from the coding sequence ATGAAATTTAATTATTTATTTGTTATCCTAATCGCTATTACAACGTCAATGTCTCAAAGTTTAAGCGATCTGTCATTTGGAACGGATGATACTTTTGAAGTGATGACCTGGAATATAGAATGGTTCCCAAAAAATGGACAAACTACTGTTGATTCCGTGTCTGCAATAATACAGTCCTTAGATATTGATTTGTATGCATTTCAGGAAATAACAGACACAACTTTGTTTAAACAAATGATTTACGATATTGATGATTATGAATACTATTTTCAGTCAAGTTGGTTTGGCGGCTTGGCATTTGTTTATAAAACGAGTGTGATTGAAATTGACAGCATGTATGAAATTTATACAGAAGAGCCCTATTGGCGTCCATTTCCCCGCTCGCCTATGGTGATGGATATGAATTATCAGGATCAGAAATATTATATTATTAATAATCATTTCAAATGTTGCGGTAATGGTACTATGGATCTCTCTGATTCCTGGGATGAAGAAACACGGCGGTTTGACGCTAGTAATCTTCTAAAGGATTATATTGATGTGAATTTGCCTGATGAAAATGTTATTGTATTAGGTGATCTCAACGATATTTTAACGGATGCATCGGCACAAAATGTGTTTCAAACCATTCTTGATGATGACGGGAATTATCTTTTTGCCGATATTGATATTGCAAATGGTCCAAGTTCGGGATGGTCTTATCCAAGTTGGCCTTCTCATATTGATCATATCTTTATCACAAATGAACTATTTGATGGTTTTGGAAATACCAGTTCCCTTATACAAACGATAGCAATCGATGAAAACATGGCAGGCGGATTCGATGCATACGATGAAAATTTTTCGGATCATCGTCCGGTTGCGCTAAAACTAGGACATGATTTGGCCATAAATGACGCTGTAGTAATTTCACAAAAATATTATGTAATGAATTATCCCAATCCTTTTAATCCTACTACGACGATTTCTTATGAAGTATTTGAACCCGGATTCATAAACATTTCGATTTACAATTTGAATGGCCAGTTAGTTAAGATTTTAGTAAATGATAGAAAAACCAAAGGATTACAGTCATCTATTTGGAATGCAAGAAATGTTAGTTCGGGTTTGTATTTTTACACCTTAACTTATGGGAATAAAACAGTTACAAAGAAAATGTTGTTGCTTAAATAA
- a CDS encoding DUF5009 domain-containing protein, whose amino-acid sequence MNSSQRILALDVFRGMTISLMILVNNPGTWAHVYAPFRHAKWHGCTLTDLVFPFFLFIAGTAMRFSLGKVKFCRCKDVYVKIFWRAVTIFAFGILLNAFPFIRQDWDWSHFRIMGVLQRIGIAYGIGAFLVLRFSFKQLWGVIFSTLVGYWIILWGFGGPAPFSLENNMVRMIDLTILGESHLWTGTRIPFDPEGLFSTLPAIATLLMGYMAGVMIHTAVDMNENVKKMFISGGIQIVAGLVWSLAFPLNKSLWTSSYVLFTAGLASIILAGLIWCIDLKGIKKIFWPFVVYGTNSIFLFVGSGLWTKTILKVKFSLDEQSISGYSYLYKTIFQPLAGDLNGSILFALFHVIMWWLILLWLYRQKIFIKI is encoded by the coding sequence TTGAATTCATCTCAAAGAATTCTCGCCTTAGATGTCTTCCGCGGCATGACCATTTCGCTCATGATCCTCGTAAATAATCCTGGAACATGGGCTCACGTTTATGCGCCGTTTCGTCATGCAAAATGGCACGGTTGTACACTTACTGATCTCGTTTTTCCATTCTTCCTATTTATCGCGGGGACCGCAATGCGTTTTTCTTTGGGAAAGGTAAAATTTTGCCGGTGTAAAGATGTATACGTCAAGATTTTTTGGAGAGCCGTTACCATTTTTGCATTTGGAATTTTATTGAATGCGTTTCCTTTCATACGACAGGATTGGGATTGGTCTCATTTTCGGATAATGGGAGTGTTGCAACGTATCGGAATTGCCTATGGAATTGGTGCTTTCCTTGTCCTTCGATTCTCGTTTAAGCAGCTGTGGGGAGTCATTTTTTCTACCTTGGTTGGATATTGGATTATTCTATGGGGATTCGGAGGTCCTGCGCCATTTTCACTTGAAAATAATATGGTTAGAATGATTGACTTAACAATTTTGGGTGAATCTCATTTATGGACTGGAACCAGAATTCCATTCGATCCGGAAGGATTGTTTAGTACGCTTCCGGCAATCGCAACCCTGTTGATGGGATATATGGCAGGTGTCATGATTCATACCGCTGTTGACATGAATGAAAATGTAAAAAAAATGTTCATTTCTGGTGGAATTCAGATTGTTGCCGGACTTGTTTGGAGTCTGGCGTTTCCGTTAAATAAATCACTTTGGACCAGTTCCTATGTTTTATTCACAGCCGGCCTTGCATCCATTATTCTTGCCGGTCTTATTTGGTGCATTGATCTAAAAGGAATAAAAAAAATCTTTTGGCCATTTGTAGTGTATGGAACCAATTCAATTTTTCTGTTCGTTGGTTCAGGTCTTTGGACTAAAACCATTCTTAAAGTCAAGTTTAGTCTTGATGAACAATCTATTTCAGGATATTCCTATTTATACAAAACCATTTTCCAGCCATTGGCAGGTGATTTGAACGGCTCTATCCTGTTTGCCCTTTTCCATGTGATAATGTGGTGGCTGATTTTGCTGTGGCTTTATAGACAAAAGATATTCATTAAAATTTGA
- a CDS encoding glycosyltransferase — protein MNIFFTIPSPKTQSISDVRDTVNSVLNQSTEPNQIFAVGEPFDGVDSSIQFLSIQNTNAAAVLNQAINQSDEPFFLLINNLSAPVYLNTSTIDICNLTMIRNPNAAMIYSDYDLDNNGEIQEIHLLHHHEGRIRDNQDYGLVFCVRKSAFQQCGGFDESLKHQTMYDLRVKLSEHGDLIRIANRYSGSLYTVKAQKKSANVFDYLMESKDSQLESEKICTNHLKRIDAYLSPNDFYEPRPKPKHDPSLKATIIIPVNERPEFIGSALESCFQQTVQNIEIIVVVNGGESDTTIPEVKRYMSDGDKYNEDFPQVRLLVLDINNIGYCLNSGVKVARGEFYVQLDSDDRLKPKAVEKLLKIFDSDPKIGLVIGSYDVWELQKDGTLKRKEDIPTVTHDEWTDDNGRNNLLRIGGAGAPRCMSIQVIKDVGYFGMNDDPYSRNYAEDYELVMRISEKYKMGRIYDAIYDVVRHPGGTDHSIDEITVNRNDNAKDYMRLKAIHRRQTLNQST, from the coding sequence ATGAATATTTTCTTCACGATACCTAGCCCAAAGACTCAATCCATTTCAGATGTCCGGGATACGGTCAATTCTGTTCTTAACCAATCAACAGAACCTAATCAGATATTCGCTGTGGGAGAGCCCTTTGACGGCGTTGATTCTTCTATTCAATTTTTATCAATTCAAAACACAAATGCTGCAGCTGTTTTGAATCAAGCAATTAACCAATCTGATGAACCATTCTTTTTACTGATTAATAACCTAAGCGCACCGGTCTATTTGAATACGTCAACTATTGATATTTGCAACCTAACCATGATACGTAATCCAAATGCTGCTATGATTTATTCCGATTATGATTTAGACAATAATGGTGAAATTCAAGAAATTCACTTGCTTCATCACCACGAAGGGCGCATCAGGGATAATCAAGATTACGGACTAGTGTTTTGTGTCCGAAAATCAGCTTTTCAACAATGTGGTGGATTTGATGAATCGCTAAAACATCAAACAATGTATGATTTACGTGTAAAATTATCAGAACATGGGGATTTGATACGTATTGCCAACCGTTACAGCGGAAGTCTTTACACAGTTAAAGCACAAAAAAAATCGGCAAATGTGTTTGATTATCTTATGGAAAGCAAAGATAGCCAATTGGAATCAGAAAAAATTTGCACAAATCATTTAAAGCGTATTGACGCTTATCTTTCTCCTAATGACTTTTATGAACCAAGACCCAAACCAAAGCATGATCCATCATTGAAAGCAACCATCATTATTCCTGTCAATGAACGCCCGGAATTCATTGGGTCAGCATTAGAAAGCTGTTTTCAGCAAACTGTACAGAATATTGAAATAATTGTCGTGGTGAACGGTGGAGAAAGCGATACCACTATTCCGGAAGTAAAACGATATATGTCTGACGGTGATAAATATAATGAGGACTTTCCACAAGTTCGATTGCTTGTATTGGATATTAACAATATCGGGTATTGCCTTAATTCAGGCGTGAAGGTAGCGCGCGGAGAATTCTATGTTCAATTGGATTCGGACGATCGATTGAAACCCAAAGCTGTGGAAAAATTATTGAAAATTTTCGACTCCGACCCGAAAATTGGTTTAGTGATTGGCAGTTACGATGTTTGGGAATTACAAAAAGATGGTACTCTGAAACGTAAAGAAGACATCCCCACGGTGACACATGACGAATGGACAGATGACAACGGGCGGAATAATTTACTTCGTATTGGTGGTGCCGGTGCGCCAAGATGTATGTCCATTCAAGTCATAAAAGATGTGGGATATTTCGGAATGAACGATGATCCGTACAGTCGTAATTATGCCGAAGATTATGAATTGGTCATGCGCATTAGCGAAAAATATAAAATGGGTCGAATTTATGACGCCATTTATGATGTGGTCCGTCACCCCGGAGGAACGGATCATTCGATTGATGAAATAACCGTTAATCGGAACGATAATGCAAAAGATTATATGCGTTTAAAAGCCATACACAGGCGGCAAACCCTGAATCAATCAACATGA
- a CDS encoding Na+:solute symporter: MALHTIDWIIICGYILFSLGVGVYFSRRAGKSTEEYFLSGRSLPWWIVGTSMVATTFAADTPLAITEFVRGQGIWQNWFWWNLLLSGLLGALLFSRLWRRAEVLTDNELLEVRYSGKPAAILRAFKAGYFSILYNFIVMGWVINAMASVTAVMLNIDRWTAVWACVIIALIYALLSGFWGVVMTDLVQFVIAMAGSIILAIIAVNAVGGMDLLLEKLQALTSSGVVHENTLKFIPPIPNADISSLTFWESPFSKFLIFITIMWWSHHGTDGGGYIIQRMSSAKNEKHALAATLWFNIAHYALRVWPWIAVALVSMVVFPIIPESYSELGTKAGYPLIMNEFLGAGLKGLLVVSFLAAFMSTIDTHLNWGASYLVHDIYKRFIKKDANQQHYVLVSRIITVILMICSAFVAINMQSISKAWEFIFSMGAGIGLVLILRWFWWRINAWTEISALLTSIIITIVLEIIAWNQTISAGLEYTLFDKSPILFGVTIQVHHKLMIIVPVAVIVWIIVTFITKPESEKTLTTFYQKVQPGGWWGSYAKGATLQPVTQGFFFNWIAGIGLIYGLNFAIGNWMFGNTGYAISLFFISGIGFWWLWNNLLGKIDS, translated from the coding sequence ATGGCATTACACACAATAGATTGGATCATCATTTGCGGATACATTCTTTTTTCCCTTGGAGTCGGCGTATATTTCTCAAGGCGAGCGGGGAAAAGCACAGAAGAATATTTTCTATCCGGAAGGTCTCTCCCATGGTGGATTGTCGGAACGTCCATGGTGGCAACCACATTTGCCGCTGATACTCCCTTAGCAATTACCGAATTTGTCCGCGGACAAGGTATTTGGCAAAATTGGTTTTGGTGGAATCTCTTACTTTCAGGATTATTAGGTGCGCTACTATTTTCGCGCCTTTGGCGCAGAGCTGAAGTCTTAACAGACAACGAATTGTTGGAAGTTCGTTATAGCGGAAAACCGGCAGCTATTTTACGGGCATTCAAAGCAGGGTATTTTAGCATTCTTTACAATTTCATTGTAATGGGCTGGGTGATTAACGCCATGGCTTCCGTCACTGCGGTTATGCTAAATATTGACAGATGGACAGCAGTTTGGGCGTGTGTTATCATTGCTTTGATTTACGCATTGCTCTCCGGTTTTTGGGGCGTGGTGATGACGGATTTAGTCCAATTCGTCATAGCAATGGCAGGTTCAATTATCCTTGCAATCATCGCCGTAAATGCAGTTGGAGGAATGGATTTACTTTTAGAAAAACTGCAAGCATTAACAAGTTCGGGAGTTGTTCATGAGAATACATTAAAATTTATTCCTCCTATTCCGAATGCTGATATTTCCTCTCTTACCTTTTGGGAATCTCCTTTCTCAAAATTTCTCATTTTCATCACCATAATGTGGTGGTCGCATCACGGAACAGATGGTGGTGGATATATCATTCAGCGGATGTCGTCTGCAAAAAATGAAAAACACGCTTTGGCAGCAACCCTCTGGTTCAATATCGCTCATTATGCACTCCGCGTTTGGCCTTGGATTGCCGTTGCGCTGGTTAGTATGGTTGTTTTTCCGATTATCCCGGAATCTTATTCTGAATTGGGAACGAAGGCAGGTTATCCTCTCATTATGAATGAATTTTTGGGCGCCGGACTCAAAGGTCTTTTGGTTGTTTCATTTCTTGCGGCATTTATGTCAACAATTGATACTCACCTGAATTGGGGAGCTTCTTATTTGGTACATGATATTTATAAACGATTTATCAAAAAAGATGCCAATCAGCAGCATTATGTTTTGGTGAGCAGAATTATTACTGTAATACTTATGATTTGCTCAGCATTTGTTGCTATCAACATGCAAAGTATTAGCAAGGCTTGGGAGTTCATTTTTTCTATGGGTGCTGGAATTGGTCTTGTACTCATTTTAAGATGGTTTTGGTGGCGCATTAATGCCTGGACGGAAATTTCTGCTCTTCTTACCTCCATAATTATAACCATTGTCCTAGAAATTATTGCCTGGAACCAAACCATTTCTGCGGGATTGGAGTACACACTTTTTGATAAATCACCCATTCTGTTCGGCGTAACTATTCAAGTTCATCATAAATTAATGATTATTGTTCCGGTGGCTGTCATAGTCTGGATTATTGTCACATTCATAACCAAACCTGAATCCGAAAAAACATTAACGACTTTTTACCAAAAAGTTCAGCCGGGTGGATGGTGGGGGTCTTATGCCAAAGGGGCCACACTGCAACCAGTAACTCAAGGGTTTTTCTTTAATTGGATCGCCGGCATTGGGTTAATCTATGGATTGAATTTTGCTATCGGAAATTGGATGTTTGGGAATACAGGATATGCTATAAGTTTATTCTTCATCTCAGGAATTGGTTTCTGGTGGCTCTGGAATAATTTATTAGGAAAAATAGACTCTTGA
- a CDS encoding 4a-hydroxytetrahydrobiopterin dehydratase has translation MSRLTDIEIQEKLSSLYGWEFKDNAIKKTFTFKFYMESIDFINRLAEKAEETNHHPDMVVGWCRIDLAFTSHDQGGVTSACFGMAEIAELLKKE, from the coding sequence ATGAGTCGGTTAACTGATATCGAAATTCAGGAAAAACTATCTAGTTTATATGGCTGGGAATTCAAAGATAATGCCATCAAGAAAACATTCACATTTAAGTTCTACATGGAAAGCATAGACTTCATTAATCGGTTAGCAGAAAAGGCAGAAGAAACCAATCATCATCCGGATATGGTTGTAGGCTGGTGCAGGATTGACCTCGCATTTACATCGCATGATCAAGGTGGAGTAACTTCGGCGTGTTTTGGCATGGCAGAGATTGCCGAATTACTTAAGAAGGAATAG
- a CDS encoding MATE family efflux transporter, producing the protein MSELNDRNSRLTLFLDNPQKALWTLAIPIMLGMGIHTLYNIVDMMFIGRLGGNAIAGVAFNMPVFFLVLGLTMGLGSGVTASIARFIGKNNKRNADNSAEHALAMAAVIATIFTISGLLFGHKVLIILGAENEILSLAWDYLHIIILGLPFMIFSGFFRSILAGEGDMKFPMLVAGLGTILNIILDPIFIFDLNNYGGFGLGLGVKGAAMATIISQCVVFVIFIFMLFVKKHAYITFRLKDFSPSKVILWDIVKVGLPASMSMIIMAVGQGVFNKILIHYSPQTVAAYQVAGRLDMLILLPIFAIAGGLTTLVGMFYGASRIDALNQIVKYGISRVFIITIVSSIFVYYFAEIFSSMFTKDQEIIDVAVGYLRLMCLMYPFVAIAISSGRIMQGLGKGIPVLVITTIRVLVVSAALATYFKFVLDKPVVWIWYAMMISTAVAFTIAVSWVRVELNALNRIYKDIR; encoded by the coding sequence ATGTCCGAACTAAATGACCGCAATTCACGCCTCACACTTTTTCTAGATAATCCACAAAAAGCACTTTGGACATTGGCCATTCCCATTATGCTTGGTATGGGAATCCATACGCTCTATAACATTGTTGATATGATGTTTATTGGGAGATTAGGTGGAAATGCTATTGCAGGCGTTGCCTTTAATATGCCGGTATTTTTTCTAGTTCTCGGACTCACCATGGGATTGGGCTCCGGTGTAACCGCTTCTATTGCAAGATTTATTGGGAAAAATAATAAAAGGAATGCAGACAATAGCGCAGAACATGCTTTGGCAATGGCGGCTGTGATTGCTACAATTTTTACTATTTCAGGTTTACTTTTTGGACATAAAGTTTTAATCATCCTCGGTGCGGAAAATGAAATTTTATCTTTAGCGTGGGATTATCTTCATATCATAATTCTTGGATTACCTTTCATGATTTTTTCCGGATTTTTTAGATCTATTTTAGCCGGGGAAGGTGATATGAAATTTCCTATGCTGGTTGCAGGACTGGGAACAATATTGAATATCATTTTAGATCCAATTTTCATTTTTGATTTAAATAATTACGGTGGATTTGGTTTAGGTTTAGGCGTGAAAGGCGCTGCCATGGCAACGATCATTTCACAATGCGTTGTTTTTGTTATTTTTATTTTTATGCTTTTTGTTAAAAAACATGCTTATATCACATTTCGGTTAAAAGATTTTTCACCTTCAAAAGTGATTCTATGGGATATTGTAAAGGTGGGATTGCCTGCATCCATGTCCATGATAATAATGGCAGTTGGACAGGGAGTCTTTAATAAAATCCTCATCCATTATTCACCTCAAACAGTTGCAGCATATCAGGTCGCTGGGCGGTTGGACATGCTTATTTTATTGCCCATATTTGCTATCGCAGGCGGATTAACTACACTCGTTGGAATGTTTTATGGTGCGAGTAGAATTGACGCTTTAAATCAAATTGTAAAATATGGAATTTCACGGGTTTTTATTATTACCATCGTTTCATCCATATTTGTTTATTATTTTGCAGAAATATTTTCTTCCATGTTTACTAAAGATCAAGAAATTATTGATGTTGCTGTTGGCTATTTGAGATTAATGTGTCTCATGTATCCGTTTGTAGCTATTGCCATTTCTTCCGGACGAATCATGCAAGGGCTGGGGAAAGGAATTCCAGTTTTGGTCATTACCACTATTCGTGTACTGGTTGTGAGTGCGGCATTGGCAACCTATTTCAAGTTTGTATTAGATAAACCTGTCGTTTGGATCTGGTATGCAATGATGATTTCTACAGCTGTTGCATTTACAATTGCTGTGAGTTGGGTTAGAGTAGAATTGAATGCATTAAATCGTATTTATAAGGATATTCGATGA
- a CDS encoding biotin transporter BioY, with translation MKITTIPMKQTGIISFDTPIARIIAVLLGSLIIAALAQISIPVPFGPVPITGQTIGVILVGGLLGSKRGAFAVMAYLAEGASGLPVFAEFKAGAHVLVGPTAGYLWAFIPAAFLTGYFAEKGFTLKPIPSFLTCFSSTTFILFSGTAFLTLFNFGFNEALVIGFYPFLVGDIVKSIVCAAMLTGVRKVS, from the coding sequence ATGAAAATAACTACAATACCAATGAAACAAACGGGGATCATTTCGTTCGACACGCCAATAGCGCGTATTATTGCTGTGTTGTTGGGATCCCTTATCATTGCCGCACTTGCGCAGATTTCCATTCCGGTTCCGTTTGGTCCCGTTCCCATAACAGGGCAGACAATTGGCGTTATTTTGGTTGGAGGTTTGCTTGGATCTAAGCGCGGTGCATTCGCGGTGATGGCGTATTTGGCTGAGGGTGCATCCGGACTTCCGGTCTTCGCTGAATTTAAAGCCGGCGCTCACGTTTTAGTAGGACCGACTGCTGGATATTTATGGGCGTTTATTCCCGCTGCATTTTTAACAGGTTACTTTGCAGAAAAGGGATTTACGCTAAAACCGATCCCTAGTTTTCTAACCTGTTTTAGTTCTACAACCTTCATTCTTTTTTCAGGGACAGCTTTCCTTACCTTATTCAATTTCGGATTTAACGAAGCCTTGGTGATAGGCTTCTATCCTTTTCTAGTCGGCGATATTGTAAAGTCAATTGTTTGTGCAGCAATGCTGACGGGCGTTAGAAAAGTCAGTTAA
- a CDS encoding SDR family NAD(P)-dependent oxidoreductase: protein MNSSSQKVFITGASSGIGESLAYYYAKLGATVGIAARRKDRLIAVGTKIKDLGGTPIVLQLDVSEQDSCKQVIDRFLNEAGSVDIVIANAGVGGSDKLSSGDASAINKILSVNILGVTNTIIPFIPTLKEQKSGRICIISSIAGTRGMVGHGGYSGSKAAVRVLGDSWDYSLRLHNISTTVVFPGWIATEMTEDHSFKMFFLMDSNTAACKISNAIAKGKRRYTLPWQWNIIVPLFRMLPRWVLELLSTK from the coding sequence TTGAATTCATCTTCACAAAAAGTTTTCATTACCGGCGCCAGCAGTGGAATTGGTGAATCGCTTGCTTATTATTATGCAAAACTGGGCGCCACGGTTGGCATTGCTGCCCGCAGAAAAGATCGGCTAATTGCAGTAGGAACAAAAATCAAGGATCTTGGCGGAACGCCAATCGTCTTACAATTGGATGTTTCCGAACAAGATTCCTGCAAACAAGTGATCGATCGATTTCTAAATGAAGCCGGTAGCGTTGATATTGTAATCGCAAATGCCGGCGTGGGCGGATCCGATAAACTTTCATCCGGTGATGCATCTGCAATAAACAAAATTTTATCCGTGAATATCTTGGGCGTTACCAATACAATCATTCCCTTCATCCCAACGCTAAAAGAACAGAAATCAGGGCGGATATGCATTATCAGTTCAATAGCCGGCACTCGCGGAATGGTTGGCCACGGTGGATATTCCGGGTCAAAAGCAGCTGTGCGGGTTTTGGGCGATAGTTGGGATTACAGTCTTCGCCTCCACAATATATCAACTACAGTTGTTTTCCCTGGCTGGATTGCCACCGAAATGACGGAAGATCACTCATTCAAAATGTTTTTCCTGATGGATTCCAATACAGCCGCCTGTAAAATTTCCAACGCGATAGCCAAAGGTAAACGTAGATATACTCTTCCTTGGCAATGGAACATTATTGTCCCACTTTTTCGGATGTTGCCGAGATGGGTATTGGAGTTACTTTCTACTAAATGA